A stretch of Paenibacillus peoriae DNA encodes these proteins:
- a CDS encoding response regulator transcription factor — protein MKIVLADDHAIVRSGFSMILNFQSDMEVVGTAADGIEAYTMVAKYRPDILIMDLSMPPGESGLIATGKIKEDHPDTKILILTMHDDEEYLFHILKNGASGYVLKNAPDEELLLAIRTIHGGGTYIHPKMATSLVREFIKKDTTSQSEDPYEILSKRELEILPLVAKGYGNKEVAEKLFISVKTVEANKAKIMEKLNLRSRPELVQYALKKKMLDF, from the coding sequence ATCAAAATTGTGTTAGCGGATGACCATGCTATTGTACGAAGCGGATTTTCCATGATTTTGAACTTCCAATCGGATATGGAGGTTGTCGGAACGGCTGCGGATGGCATTGAAGCGTATACGATGGTAGCTAAATATCGTCCGGATATTCTAATCATGGACCTCAGCATGCCCCCAGGCGAAAGTGGATTGATCGCCACAGGCAAGATTAAAGAAGACCACCCTGATACTAAAATTCTGATTTTGACCATGCATGACGATGAAGAATATCTTTTTCATATTTTAAAGAATGGTGCTTCAGGATACGTTTTGAAAAATGCTCCAGATGAGGAGCTATTACTTGCCATACGAACCATTCATGGGGGTGGGACTTATATCCATCCTAAAATGGCTACTTCTCTCGTTCGTGAGTTCATCAAAAAAGATACAACGTCACAATCAGAAGATCCTTATGAGATCCTGTCCAAGCGGGAACTGGAGATTCTGCCTCTGGTCGCAAAAGGTTACGGTAACAAGGAAGTTGCGGAAAAGCTGTTCATCTCTGTCAAGACGGTGGAAGCAAATAAAGCGAAGATCATGGAAAAATTGAATTTAAGAAGCCGGCCTGAACTGGTCCAATATGCATTAAAGAAAAAAATGCTGGATTTTTAG
- a CDS encoding nitrate reductase subunit alpha, whose amino-acid sequence MKKKYNLNFFKPIESYSGNWSILEEKNREWENVYRQRWSHDKVVRTTHGVNCTGSCSWKVFVKNGIITWENQQIDYPSCGVDMPEFEPRGCPRGATFSWYEYSPLRVKYPYMRGKLLRLWQAAIQEHANPVEAWASIVEDPEKAKLYKAARGKGGHVRVAWDDVLRLISAQLIYTIRKYGPDRIAGFTPIPAMSMISYASGARFISLLGGQMLSFYDWYADLPPSSPQIWGEQTDVPESSDWYNAGYLIMWGSNVPLTRTPDAHFMTEVRYKGTKVVSVAPDLAENVKFADNWLAPHPGTDAAVAQAMTHVILDEFYKERQEPMFINYAKQYTDMPFMILLDPHEGAWKGGRFLRASDLGDASQHADWKPVIYDEAAGEMLVPNGTMGQRWEQDKKWNLILEREDGTKVEPALTVEGHGEQWEEIVFPYFDNAGNGTFKRVIPVKKVRLADGSERYVATVYDLMMSQYGVARNDSSHNAKNYYDEASHYTPAWQEKITGVKASVVVQIAREFAQNAIDTKGRSMIIMGAGINHWFNSDTIYRSILNLVVLTASQGVNGGGWAHYVGQEKLRPIEGWSTIAFAKDWQGAARQQNATSFFYFATEQWRYEESGTDTLKSPTGGDVSYRHPADYNVLAARLGWLPSYPQFNKNSLLFAEEAAQLGKKSNEEIINHSVEEIKSRKTRFAVEDPGAAENFPRSLFVWRSNLISSSAKGQEYFMKHLLGASDALLARPNEEQKPEEIVWREDVEGKLDLMVALDFRMTTTPLYADIVLPAATWYEKTDLSSTDMHPFVHPFNPAVNPLWESRADWDIYRQLSEVFSDMAKEYLPGIYKDLVTAPLAHDSVGEISQPMGLVKDWTKGEIEATPGKTMPNFSIIERDYTKIHDKFISLGPNLTTGKAGAHGVSFSVAEEYEEMKKLNGVYYDESIKDGLPKIQTARQVANAILHLSSATNGRVSQKAYEQAEELHGVELKDISADRAAERITFQSITAQPREVIPTPVFTGSNKKGRRYSPFTTNIERLVPFRTLTGRQHFYIDHEIFQQFGESLPIYKPTLPPMVFGPRDREIKGGQDSLVLRYLTPHGKWNIHSTYQDNQHMLTLFRGGPTVWINNEDAEAHDLADNDWVEVYNRNGVVTARAVVSHRMPRGTMFMYHAQDKHIQVPGSEITDTRGGSHNAPTRIHLKPTQMVGGYAQLSYGFNYYGPIGNQRDVYVAVRKMKEVNWLED is encoded by the coding sequence ATGAAAAAAAAATACAACCTCAACTTTTTTAAACCGATCGAAAGCTATTCGGGAAATTGGTCAATCCTTGAGGAAAAAAATAGAGAATGGGAAAACGTGTACCGACAGCGTTGGTCTCACGACAAAGTGGTTCGGACGACTCACGGAGTGAACTGCACGGGTTCCTGTAGTTGGAAGGTTTTTGTGAAAAACGGCATCATTACCTGGGAAAATCAACAGATCGATTATCCTTCCTGCGGTGTAGATATGCCAGAATTTGAACCGCGAGGATGCCCGCGTGGCGCTACATTTTCCTGGTATGAATACAGTCCATTACGTGTGAAATACCCTTATATGCGCGGTAAGCTGTTGCGGCTTTGGCAGGCTGCCATCCAGGAACATGCCAATCCGGTGGAAGCATGGGCAAGCATTGTGGAAGATCCGGAGAAAGCCAAGCTCTACAAAGCAGCTCGCGGAAAAGGCGGTCATGTCCGTGTCGCTTGGGACGATGTCCTGCGTCTGATCTCGGCGCAACTCATCTATACCATTCGTAAGTATGGTCCTGACCGGATCGCGGGCTTTACGCCAATACCGGCGATGTCAATGATAAGCTACGCTTCAGGAGCCAGATTCATTTCGCTTCTTGGTGGACAGATGTTGAGTTTCTATGACTGGTATGCCGACCTTCCGCCTTCATCTCCTCAAATTTGGGGTGAGCAGACGGATGTACCGGAATCTTCTGATTGGTACAATGCGGGTTACCTGATCATGTGGGGATCGAATGTACCACTTACCCGGACGCCAGACGCTCATTTTATGACGGAAGTACGTTATAAGGGGACAAAAGTTGTATCAGTGGCTCCCGACTTGGCGGAGAATGTGAAGTTCGCTGACAACTGGCTTGCACCACATCCGGGTACAGATGCTGCTGTAGCCCAGGCTATGACACATGTTATTCTGGATGAGTTTTACAAAGAGCGCCAAGAACCGATGTTCATTAACTATGCCAAACAATATACAGATATGCCGTTTATGATTCTGCTTGATCCGCACGAGGGAGCCTGGAAAGGTGGACGTTTCCTACGGGCGAGTGACCTTGGAGATGCTTCGCAGCATGCGGACTGGAAGCCAGTCATATATGACGAAGCAGCGGGGGAAATGCTGGTTCCGAACGGTACGATGGGACAGCGCTGGGAGCAGGATAAGAAATGGAACCTGATTCTGGAGCGGGAAGACGGAACAAAGGTTGAGCCCGCACTCACTGTGGAAGGTCATGGCGAGCAATGGGAAGAAATCGTATTTCCTTATTTTGATAACGCAGGTAATGGAACGTTCAAACGTGTAATTCCAGTCAAAAAAGTACGCTTGGCAGATGGCTCGGAACGTTACGTAGCAACCGTGTACGATTTGATGATGAGCCAGTACGGTGTCGCACGCAATGACAGCTCTCATAACGCCAAGAATTATTACGACGAAGCTTCGCATTATACCCCTGCCTGGCAGGAGAAGATCACAGGTGTGAAGGCGTCTGTTGTGGTACAGATTGCTCGGGAATTTGCCCAAAATGCTATCGATACCAAAGGGCGCTCCATGATTATTATGGGTGCGGGTATCAACCACTGGTTCAATAGTGACACCATCTATCGGTCCATCTTGAACCTTGTCGTGTTGACGGCTTCCCAAGGTGTAAACGGGGGAGGCTGGGCGCATTATGTGGGTCAAGAAAAGCTCCGCCCAATCGAAGGCTGGTCAACGATTGCCTTTGCAAAAGACTGGCAAGGGGCGGCTCGACAGCAAAATGCTACATCGTTTTTCTACTTTGCAACAGAGCAGTGGCGTTACGAAGAAAGTGGAACAGACACCTTGAAGTCACCGACTGGCGGGGATGTCAGTTACAGACATCCAGCAGACTACAACGTGCTCGCAGCGCGTCTGGGTTGGCTGCCTTCTTATCCACAGTTTAATAAAAATAGTCTGTTGTTCGCCGAAGAGGCAGCGCAATTAGGCAAAAAGTCCAACGAGGAAATCATTAATCATTCTGTGGAAGAGATTAAATCACGTAAGACACGCTTCGCTGTAGAAGATCCTGGGGCAGCCGAGAACTTCCCGCGTTCACTCTTTGTTTGGCGGTCCAATCTGATTTCCAGTTCGGCAAAGGGACAAGAGTATTTCATGAAGCATTTACTCGGAGCATCTGATGCCCTGCTTGCCCGGCCGAACGAGGAGCAGAAACCGGAGGAAATCGTCTGGAGAGAAGATGTAGAAGGAAAGCTTGATCTGATGGTTGCACTTGATTTCCGGATGACGACAACCCCATTGTACGCGGATATCGTGCTTCCGGCGGCAACCTGGTACGAGAAAACGGATTTGTCGTCCACCGATATGCATCCTTTCGTACACCCGTTTAATCCGGCCGTTAATCCACTGTGGGAATCCCGTGCGGACTGGGATATTTACCGCCAGCTTTCCGAAGTCTTTTCTGATATGGCGAAAGAGTACCTGCCAGGTATATATAAAGACCTTGTGACCGCGCCGCTTGCACACGACAGTGTGGGTGAAATTTCACAGCCGATGGGTCTTGTAAAGGATTGGACGAAGGGTGAGATTGAAGCGACCCCGGGTAAAACCATGCCGAATTTCAGCATCATCGAACGTGACTATACTAAAATTCACGATAAATTTATCTCACTCGGTCCGAATTTGACTACTGGGAAAGCAGGTGCGCATGGCGTCAGCTTCTCCGTAGCAGAAGAATATGAGGAAATGAAAAAGTTGAACGGAGTTTATTACGATGAGTCCATTAAAGATGGACTGCCAAAAATCCAGACAGCTCGCCAAGTGGCCAATGCAATTCTTCATCTTTCATCCGCGACTAATGGACGGGTGTCGCAAAAGGCTTATGAGCAGGCAGAAGAGCTTCACGGTGTTGAACTTAAAGACATCTCGGCTGATCGGGCAGCGGAAAGAATCACTTTCCAAAGTATCACGGCACAGCCTCGGGAAGTTATACCGACACCAGTATTCACTGGATCGAACAAGAAGGGACGCCGCTATTCACCATTTACAACGAATATTGAACGTCTCGTTCCGTTTCGTACTTTGACGGGAAGACAGCATTTCTATATTGATCATGAGATTTTCCAACAATTTGGAGAATCATTGCCGATCTACAAACCGACGTTGCCACCGATGGTGTTCGGTCCTCGGGATCGGGAAATAAAAGGCGGACAAGATTCACTCGTGCTTCGCTATCTGACACCGCACGGTAAATGGAATATTCACTCCACCTACCAGGATAACCAGCACATGCTTACGCTGTTTCGTGGAGGTCCTACCGTATGGATCAACAATGAAGACGCAGAGGCGCACGATCTTGCTGACAATGACTGGGTAGAGGTATACAACCGTAATGGCGTCGTAACCGCCCGAGCCGTTGTCAGCCATCGGATGCCAAGAGGGACTATGTTCATGTACCATGCTCAGGATAAGCACATTCAAGTGCCAGGCTCTGAAATCACGGATACACGCGGCGGTAGTCATAACGCACCAACAAGAATTCATCTCAAACCAACCCAGATGGTCGGTGGATATGCTCAGCTTAGTTATGGATTCAACTATTATGGTCCAATCGGCAACCAGCGTGATGTGTACGTTGCGGTACGTAAAATGAAGGAGGTTAACTGGCTTGAAGATTAA
- the modB gene encoding molybdate ABC transporter permease subunit: MSMQDIDWNEYWPPIRLSLQVALLSSVLVIILGLLVAWSMSRLGLFKGKTVVETVLMLPLVLPPTVVGFLLLILLGRKSGFGRFVEQWFGEPIIFSWWAGVIAAVVVAFPLVYRTLKMGLSSVDQDLENAGRSMGASEWQVFRYITFPLIFPSFKAAFILGFARGLGEFGATLMLAGNIPGKTQTIPTAIYIAVDSGHLPMAWAWTCSIILISFIMLLLTGQKNN; this comes from the coding sequence GTGAGCATGCAAGATATAGATTGGAATGAATATTGGCCTCCTATCCGCTTATCGTTGCAGGTTGCACTGTTATCCAGCGTTCTAGTAATCATATTAGGTTTGCTTGTGGCATGGTCCATGTCACGGTTAGGTTTATTTAAAGGGAAAACGGTTGTTGAAACTGTGCTTATGCTGCCCTTGGTACTCCCACCGACGGTTGTTGGTTTTTTACTACTAATATTACTAGGACGAAAAAGCGGGTTCGGACGTTTTGTGGAGCAATGGTTTGGAGAACCTATTATATTCTCGTGGTGGGCTGGGGTTATAGCAGCGGTGGTAGTGGCTTTTCCTCTTGTCTATCGGACACTGAAAATGGGATTGTCTTCTGTTGACCAGGACTTGGAAAACGCGGGACGTTCGATGGGTGCAAGTGAATGGCAGGTTTTCCGGTATATCACCTTTCCTTTAATTTTCCCTTCTTTTAAAGCTGCCTTTATACTCGGTTTTGCCCGCGGTCTGGGCGAATTTGGTGCTACGTTGATGCTTGCCGGAAATATTCCGGGTAAAACACAAACGATTCCGACGGCCATTTATATTGCGGTGGATTCTGGGCATCTTCCTATGGCCTGGGCCTGGACGTGCTCTATCATACTCATTTCTTTTATCATGCTCCTGTTAACGGGCCAAAAGAACAATTAA
- the narH gene encoding nitrate reductase subunit beta, whose product MKIKAQIAMVMNLDKCIGCHTCSVTCKTTWTNRKGAEYMWFNNVETKPGIGYPKRWEDQELYKGGWQLRKGKLELKSGNKLSKIALGKIFYNPDMPEMKDYYEPWTYNYEQLTNAGEQKHSPVARAHSAVTGEKMDLEWGPNWEDDLAGAHVTGPLDPNIQKIEEEIKFNFEKSFMVYLPRLCEHCLNPSCVASCPSGAMYKRDEDGIVLVDQEACRGWRYCMTGCPYKKVYFNWQTNKAEKCTFCFPRVEAGLPTVCSETCTGRIRYLGVMLYDADRVLEAASTQDEKELYKAQCDLFMDPSDPAVIAQARKDGISEDWIEAAQNSPVYKLAIEHKLAFPLHPEYRTLPMVWYVPPLSPIMNYFEGKDSIENPDMIFPAIEEMRTPIQYLANMLTAGDTQTVKESLQRMAMMRSYMRAQSTGQSFDESRLERIGMTPRQTEQMYRLLAIAKYEDRFVIPTSHKEGYSNPYRAQGSAGYGDTMGNMGSGSGCDGCSMASSMGMEEPLKTGKEMYEENFYGGIWRD is encoded by the coding sequence TTGAAGATTAAAGCTCAAATTGCCATGGTCATGAACCTGGATAAATGTATTGGCTGCCATACGTGCAGCGTGACATGTAAAACAACCTGGACGAACCGCAAAGGTGCGGAATATATGTGGTTTAACAATGTGGAAACCAAACCCGGTATCGGTTATCCGAAGCGCTGGGAAGACCAGGAATTGTATAAAGGCGGCTGGCAGCTCCGCAAAGGGAAATTGGAACTGAAGTCAGGCAACAAGCTGTCCAAAATAGCACTGGGTAAGATTTTTTACAATCCAGATATGCCGGAAATGAAAGATTATTATGAGCCCTGGACTTACAATTACGAACAACTGACCAACGCTGGTGAACAGAAGCATTCACCTGTGGCACGCGCGCACTCTGCGGTAACGGGTGAAAAAATGGATTTGGAGTGGGGTCCAAACTGGGAAGATGACCTGGCGGGTGCGCATGTAACCGGTCCGCTTGATCCAAATATTCAGAAAATCGAAGAAGAGATTAAATTTAACTTTGAGAAGTCGTTCATGGTTTATCTCCCACGGCTTTGCGAACATTGTTTAAATCCGAGCTGTGTCGCGTCCTGTCCTTCAGGTGCTATGTACAAACGGGACGAGGACGGAATTGTGCTCGTGGATCAGGAAGCATGTCGCGGCTGGCGGTATTGCATGACGGGCTGTCCATACAAAAAAGTGTACTTTAACTGGCAGACGAACAAAGCGGAAAAATGTACCTTCTGTTTCCCACGTGTGGAAGCAGGCCTGCCGACAGTCTGCTCCGAGACATGTACAGGACGAATTCGCTACCTCGGTGTTATGCTGTATGACGCGGATCGGGTGCTTGAGGCCGCTTCTACGCAGGACGAGAAAGAGCTTTATAAGGCGCAGTGTGACCTGTTCATGGATCCTAGTGATCCGGCAGTGATCGCTCAAGCGAGAAAAGACGGCATCTCGGAGGACTGGATTGAAGCAGCGCAGAACTCGCCGGTCTACAAGCTTGCCATTGAGCACAAGCTGGCATTCCCGCTTCATCCGGAATATCGTACATTACCTATGGTCTGGTATGTTCCACCACTTAGCCCGATCATGAATTACTTTGAAGGGAAAGACTCGATTGAGAATCCCGATATGATTTTTCCGGCTATCGAAGAAATGCGTACCCCTATTCAGTACCTTGCCAATATGCTGACGGCGGGCGACACCCAAACCGTGAAGGAATCCTTGCAAAGAATGGCTATGATGCGCTCCTATATGCGTGCTCAATCCACAGGACAATCTTTTGATGAAAGCCGTCTTGAGCGCATTGGCATGACACCTCGGCAGACTGAGCAGATGTATCGGCTTCTGGCGATTGCCAAGTATGAGGATCGTTTCGTCATTCCAACGTCGCATAAAGAAGGATATTCGAATCCGTACCGGGCTCAAGGATCTGCGGGTTACGGCGATACCATGGGAAATATGGGTTCAGGATCTGGATGTGACGGCTGTAGTATGGCAAGTTCAATGGGGATGGAAGAGCCTTTGAAAACGGGAAAAGAAATGTATGAAGAAAACTTCTACGGGGGTATTTGGCGTGATTAA
- the narI gene encoding respiratory nitrate reductase subunit gamma: MMLEQFLWVIFPYMCVVVFIVGHIFRYRNDQFNWTAKSSEFIEKKQLMIGSLLFHLGIIPVIMGHVSGLGIPKTWMHALGVNDHLYHIGAVYIGGIFGAMTFLGMLILTSRRFTIRNVRHLSTASDLIVNVLLLAIVCMGMFATLVTNAVQPEFDYRETISIWFRGLFVFRVDPTLMRDVPMSFKLHILMAFAIFAFWPFTRLVHVWSVPLNYVRRSYILYRRHKSN, from the coding sequence ATGATGCTAGAGCAGTTTTTATGGGTTATTTTCCCTTATATGTGTGTGGTTGTCTTTATTGTAGGGCATATTTTCCGCTACAGAAATGATCAGTTCAATTGGACAGCGAAATCAAGTGAGTTTATTGAAAAGAAACAATTGATGATCGGAAGTCTCTTATTCCACCTGGGTATTATCCCGGTTATTATGGGTCATGTATCCGGTCTGGGCATACCCAAAACCTGGATGCATGCACTGGGTGTAAACGATCATCTATATCATATTGGAGCAGTTTATATTGGTGGAATATTTGGAGCGATGACGTTCCTCGGTATGTTGATTCTTACCTCTCGTCGATTTACAATACGCAATGTGCGCCATTTAAGTACGGCGTCTGATTTGATAGTAAACGTATTGCTTTTGGCCATTGTATGCATGGGGATGTTTGCGACTCTCGTAACGAATGCGGTACAGCCAGAATTCGATTATCGAGAGACGATCTCAATCTGGTTCCGCGGTTTATTCGTATTCCGTGTCGACCCGACACTGATGAGAGACGTACCGATGTCCTTCAAGCTTCATATTCTTATGGCCTTTGCGATTTTTGCATTCTGGCCGTTTACCCGGCTTGTACATGTGTGGAGTGTTCCGTTGAATTATGTGCGCAGAAGTTATATCCTTTACAGAAGACATAAATCGAATTAG
- a CDS encoding PAS domain-containing sensor histidine kinase, translated as MTLSVGTGSLNALMVKLFENSTEAIFFFDGQGNTLAMNPAAEEIVSDDVLIQLYEGKEKALCGTCRGYTSETEPRTCLDCYFNMPESKDFASFQVYLETKSNGMIPYAASFHTIDSEHGTRVLMLRDLTPQFQTQEKLYQNKMMKHVIEAQENERKRLSRELHDSVAQELMSAVVELRVLKYMTNDEQLIKNMKQTEASMTRLLDDIRNLSVELRPATLDDFGLEAAFRSHFKRVEQSFGLVVEFVSDLPQKRYGSEKETVIYRVCQEAVLNALKYAQVDMVKVSLTEHDHTLRLTVEDDGIGFEKGSQPIGTGLGLYGMQERAELVGGSFGVLSNVGQGTKVFLQIPIGQEEE; from the coding sequence TTGACATTATCTGTAGGGACTGGCTCTTTGAATGCGCTAATGGTGAAGTTGTTTGAGAACAGTACAGAAGCCATTTTCTTTTTTGATGGGCAAGGGAACACCCTAGCTATGAACCCGGCAGCGGAGGAGATTGTGAGCGATGACGTCCTCATTCAACTCTATGAAGGGAAGGAAAAAGCTTTGTGTGGAACATGCAGGGGCTATACAAGCGAAACGGAGCCCCGTACCTGCCTTGATTGTTATTTCAATATGCCAGAATCCAAGGATTTCGCTTCTTTTCAGGTATATCTGGAAACAAAGAGCAACGGAATGATCCCCTATGCCGCTTCTTTTCACACCATTGATTCTGAACATGGAACAAGGGTGTTGATGTTGAGGGACTTGACTCCGCAATTTCAGACGCAGGAAAAATTGTATCAAAACAAAATGATGAAGCATGTCATTGAAGCGCAGGAAAATGAGCGTAAACGGCTTTCCAGGGAACTGCACGACAGCGTCGCCCAGGAATTGATGAGTGCGGTTGTTGAGCTGCGGGTGTTAAAATACATGACGAATGATGAACAGCTCATCAAAAACATGAAGCAGACTGAAGCATCCATGACGCGATTGCTGGATGATATCCGCAACCTGTCTGTGGAACTACGCCCCGCCACACTTGATGATTTTGGGCTTGAAGCGGCATTTCGTTCCCACTTTAAGAGGGTTGAACAAAGCTTTGGTCTTGTCGTTGAATTTGTGTCGGATCTTCCCCAAAAGCGATACGGAAGTGAAAAGGAAACGGTCATTTACCGTGTCTGCCAAGAGGCTGTTCTCAATGCCTTAAAATATGCCCAGGTAGACATGGTTAAAGTTTCTTTGACTGAGCACGATCATACGCTTCGTTTGACTGTAGAGGACGATGGAATTGGCTTTGAAAAGGGGAGCCAGCCTATTGGAACGGGATTAGGTTTATATGGCATGCAGGAGCGAGCAGAGCTGGTAGGCGGAAGTTTTGGCGTCCTATCAAATGTGGGTCAGGGAACCAAAGTCTTTTTGCAAATTCCGATTGGCCAAGAGGAGGAATAG
- a CDS encoding hemerythrin domain-containing protein: MLENEKLRFSKPAMRILENEHRYLTYLMDEWHAIVLWFEQHRILDLEEGRKQLEKLRMQILDFRVPLKKHTEKEEEHFFSMLGTYIGFEQGPLVGIQEEHREIEGYIDHFLHQTEGDLSLLTLDDIQEAAKNAGEAFEVLTVHFIKEETVLFPMAEQQINRNDLTKLCDKLNTLIS; the protein is encoded by the coding sequence GTGCTGGAAAATGAGAAACTGCGCTTTTCCAAACCTGCCATGCGTATTCTTGAAAATGAGCATCGATATCTAACATATCTGATGGATGAATGGCATGCCATTGTATTGTGGTTTGAGCAGCACAGAATACTAGATTTGGAAGAAGGCCGCAAGCAACTGGAAAAACTGAGAATGCAGATTCTCGACTTTAGGGTACCCCTCAAGAAACATACCGAAAAGGAAGAAGAACACTTCTTTTCTATGCTAGGAACCTACATTGGTTTTGAGCAGGGACCGCTCGTCGGTATACAGGAGGAGCACCGTGAAATAGAGGGCTATATCGATCATTTTCTTCATCAGACGGAGGGCGATTTGAGTTTGCTCACGCTTGATGACATTCAAGAGGCAGCCAAGAACGCGGGAGAGGCCTTTGAAGTGCTGACTGTACATTTTATAAAAGAAGAAACTGTACTTTTTCCTATGGCAGAGCAACAGATCAATCGGAATGATCTAACCAAGTTATGTGACAAATTAAATACACTTATCTCTTAA
- the narJ gene encoding nitrate reductase molybdenum cofactor assembly chaperone encodes MINVAKLYECKPSFGFFAQQLMYPEKLDFHPAFLEASFDPNHPAYTYANTYWSLMQEFSMEEIQEMYTETFDFQKNCALYMTYFKFEDAKERGQMLVKLKVLYEMYGLEMPDGELPDYLPLMCEFLYAAEWSQDPKTTENFRMPIAILEDGTYHLLKALEKMESPYFHLVKGLRETLKACVEQEAAAQ; translated from the coding sequence GTGATTAATGTAGCGAAGCTGTATGAATGCAAGCCATCATTCGGGTTTTTCGCCCAACAACTCATGTACCCGGAAAAGCTGGATTTTCATCCGGCTTTTCTGGAAGCATCGTTTGATCCAAACCATCCGGCATATACGTATGCGAACACCTACTGGTCCCTTATGCAAGAGTTCAGTATGGAAGAGATTCAGGAAATGTATACAGAAACCTTTGATTTTCAAAAAAATTGTGCACTATATATGACTTACTTCAAATTCGAAGATGCAAAAGAACGGGGACAAATGTTGGTCAAGTTAAAGGTGCTATACGAGATGTATGGTCTTGAAATGCCAGATGGTGAGCTGCCAGATTACCTTCCGCTCATGTGTGAATTTCTGTATGCCGCCGAATGGTCGCAAGATCCGAAGACGACAGAAAACTTCCGTATGCCAATCGCGATCCTGGAAGACGGCACATATCATTTACTTAAAGCGCTGGAGAAAATGGAAAGCCCGTATTTTCATCTGGTCAAGGGACTGCGCGAAACGCTTAAAGCTTGCGTAGAACAGGAGGCAGCTGCGCAATGA
- a CDS encoding GAF domain-containing protein, translating into MNNRMDYQRELERIREHFGYDFMALALVEPAEYQYVIKWKNAAGNLNDRFKRIVLQSGKGIAGVVFKTGKSVFIPSVHQYVGADNLFNYPIVQSEKLKSLGAVPLWNDARVAGVLLGGFREELLMTAAMMRDLEALAHRGFGELNGKEVM; encoded by the coding sequence ATGAATAATAGGATGGATTATCAAAGGGAGCTTGAGCGAATACGCGAACATTTCGGTTATGATTTCATGGCGCTTGCTCTGGTTGAACCGGCCGAATATCAATACGTAATTAAATGGAAAAATGCAGCCGGTAATTTAAATGATCGCTTTAAGCGAATTGTACTGCAATCCGGAAAGGGCATAGCAGGAGTCGTGTTCAAAACTGGGAAATCCGTTTTCATTCCATCTGTTCATCAATATGTGGGGGCAGACAACCTGTTTAACTACCCGATCGTTCAATCCGAGAAACTCAAGAGTCTCGGGGCTGTTCCCCTATGGAATGATGCTCGCGTCGCGGGCGTACTGCTTGGTGGATTTCGGGAAGAACTGCTGATGACCGCAGCCATGATGCGTGATTTGGAAGCTTTGGCGCATAGGGGATTTGGAGAGTTGAACGGGAAGGAAGTGATGTAA